In one window of Leptospira sp. GIMC2001 DNA:
- a CDS encoding slipin family protein, with protein MESFLPLIVIGIVFLSMSVKILKEYERGVIFRLGRFSAVKGPGLIVIIPFIDKLSKISLRTITTDVAPQDVITKDNVSIKVNAVIYFRVVDPARAIIQIEDYLYATLQLSQTTLRSIMGQSELDEILAQRDKINAELQAVIDEQTDAWGVKVTMVEVKHIDLPENMQRAMAKQAEAERERRAKVIKAEGEHQASAKLSEAAQVLESHPISVQLRFLQTLVEIAGDKTSTIVLPIPLDLLSPFMDKLKADNNKK; from the coding sequence ATGGAATCATTTTTACCATTAATTGTTATTGGAATAGTTTTTCTTTCCATGTCTGTCAAGATATTGAAAGAATACGAGAGAGGAGTAATCTTTCGACTCGGAAGATTTTCGGCAGTAAAAGGTCCAGGTCTGATTGTTATCATTCCTTTTATTGATAAACTCAGTAAAATTAGCCTTCGAACAATCACGACAGACGTTGCACCTCAAGATGTTATCACGAAAGACAACGTTTCCATCAAAGTCAATGCAGTAATTTATTTCCGAGTGGTGGATCCTGCGAGAGCAATCATTCAAATAGAAGATTATCTTTACGCAACGCTTCAATTGTCACAGACAACACTTCGATCGATTATGGGACAATCCGAACTAGATGAGATCTTAGCTCAGAGAGACAAGATCAATGCAGAACTACAAGCTGTGATTGATGAGCAAACCGATGCTTGGGGCGTTAAAGTTACCATGGTTGAAGTCAAGCATATTGACTTACCAGAAAACATGCAGAGAGCTATGGCAAAACAGGCTGAAGCGGAGAGAGAAAGGAGAGCAAAAGTGATCAAGGCAGAAGGTGAGCACCAAGCGTCTGCTAAATTATCCGAAGCAGCTCAGGTTTTGGAATCGCATCCAATCTCGGTTCAACTTCGATTCTTGCAAACTCTCGTTGAGATTGCGGGTGACAAAACCTCCACAATTGTGTTGCCTATTCCTCTCGACTTGTTGTCACCTTTCATGGATAAATTGAAAGCGGATAATAATAAAAAATAA
- a CDS encoding alpha/beta hydrolase: MSKKAKIYISIGSLTVIFSLLYLGISYFFSSEIVAFKVRAMDEDRNKQTANTLAGFSLPEPEEHSFQNGPIKLKAWYFKNPKGKKCGTILLHGFTGTRWGVMKYAPIFWKRGCSIFAFDHRHHGESSGEFGTFGFYEKFDLENAFDYFSEISGIPEERIGVLGESYGAVTSLLMAGLGKKVAFVIADSPFSNLKTIIAKKGVDIYGSFVLAFVPTAFLLAENRADFKADEVDAVSCAKNIKVPVLIIHSRSDDYTPHEHSEQIFDAIPGNKKMIALTGWGSAHAKSINDDFNSYESIVVEFLENFAPTH; the protein is encoded by the coding sequence ATGAGTAAAAAAGCAAAAATATACATAAGCATTGGATCGTTAACAGTAATTTTTTCCTTATTGTATTTGGGAATTAGTTATTTCTTTTCGAGTGAAATCGTTGCATTCAAGGTTAGAGCAATGGATGAGGATAGAAACAAGCAAACTGCCAATACACTGGCTGGCTTTTCCCTCCCTGAACCTGAAGAACATAGCTTTCAAAATGGTCCCATCAAATTGAAGGCATGGTATTTCAAAAATCCAAAAGGAAAGAAGTGTGGAACGATTCTTTTGCATGGATTCACTGGAACCAGATGGGGGGTTATGAAGTATGCTCCGATATTTTGGAAAAGAGGATGCAGTATTTTCGCTTTCGATCACAGGCATCATGGAGAATCTTCTGGAGAATTTGGAACATTTGGTTTTTATGAAAAGTTTGATCTAGAAAACGCTTTCGATTATTTCTCAGAAATTTCTGGTATTCCTGAAGAGCGTATTGGTGTGTTAGGTGAGTCCTATGGTGCCGTCACATCTTTATTGATGGCTGGACTTGGTAAAAAAGTTGCCTTTGTAATTGCTGATTCCCCATTCAGTAACCTAAAAACTATTATAGCGAAGAAAGGTGTTGACATATACGGATCATTTGTGTTAGCTTTTGTTCCGACAGCATTCTTACTTGCGGAGAATCGTGCAGATTTCAAAGCCGATGAGGTAGATGCTGTATCCTGCGCCAAAAATATTAAAGTTCCCGTTTTAATTATTCATTCTAGGTCAGATGATTATACTCCTCACGAACATTCTGAACAGATATTTGATGCGATTCCAGGTAATAAAAAAATGATCGCATTGACTGGATGGGGTTCAGCGCATGCTAAGTCGATTAACGATGATTTCAATAGCTACGAATCAATTGTTGTTGAATTCTTGGAGAACTTTGCACCAACGCATTAA
- a CDS encoding LIC_20245 family lipoprotein, with amino-acid sequence MGIQKKLTYVGMFFAFIILIYFLFSTSDSDKKKKAIRSEDLSFLLGGSSSGGANSNPKGNPMGVRDADSKSVFDSDFYNSGGMTYEEEQANKDGKSGEIPINPQTGKPYPEEAMAQFDRLREAFPGNDLIPKRLTPDVKAQQEAKAEKLAQATRNVLANNAKAEDIEYYYSNMEKQSKDRLEIIEYLVDTQGGANEEMDKKFQDVMEGIKAQAAQITREKEEAYKRAGLL; translated from the coding sequence ATGGGAATTCAGAAAAAACTTACTTATGTGGGTATGTTCTTTGCATTTATAATTTTAATTTATTTTTTGTTTTCAACAAGCGATAGCGATAAAAAGAAAAAAGCCATACGATCAGAAGATCTTTCTTTCTTGCTGGGAGGATCCTCTTCTGGCGGTGCCAATTCCAACCCAAAAGGCAATCCGATGGGCGTGCGAGATGCAGACAGCAAGTCTGTTTTTGATTCTGACTTCTATAATTCCGGTGGGATGACTTATGAAGAAGAGCAGGCAAATAAAGATGGAAAATCTGGCGAGATTCCTATCAACCCGCAAACTGGAAAGCCCTATCCAGAAGAAGCCATGGCTCAATTTGATCGTCTTCGTGAAGCATTTCCAGGAAATGATCTAATACCAAAAAGATTGACCCCTGATGTGAAGGCTCAGCAAGAAGCAAAAGCAGAGAAACTAGCCCAGGCAACTAGAAATGTTTTAGCTAACAATGCAAAGGCGGAAGATATAGAATACTATTATTCGAACATGGAGAAGCAATCGAAAGATCGACTAGAAATTATAGAATACTTGGTTGATACACAGGGTGGAGCCAATGAAGAGATGGACAAAAAGTTCCAAGATGTTATGGAAGGAATCAAAGCTCAAGCAGCCCAGATCACTCGTGAAAAAGAAGAAGCATATAAACGAGCAGGATTACTGTAA
- a CDS encoding LIC11073 family putative lipoprotein translates to MISSLKKQICIAILSVVFISCGTNTDTPVAPFVFLVPVAVPQIFTVLPSTSNVNADGTIVGSPSLSAKPDYFLHYFVTNREPQFVGYNLYISTTTPSLAETLAGEYLEDGIPPSFAHLPIENSTEANKVVIRKIKNFAPPPGLVPFQQCLVYTFTLRSLLNSGLVSNQSTPVSKCSSIRPNFCEVGSGCNSLACSVPNCSSPSSCPVGTNCNPCNYPGTEEFGCQCPAGVDPPGCNR, encoded by the coding sequence ATGATAAGCTCTCTTAAGAAGCAAATATGTATAGCGATTTTGTCAGTAGTTTTTATATCCTGTGGCACGAATACTGACACTCCCGTTGCACCTTTTGTTTTCTTGGTTCCCGTTGCTGTTCCTCAAATTTTTACTGTATTACCTTCAACTAGCAATGTGAATGCAGACGGAACCATTGTCGGCAGTCCTAGCCTGTCCGCTAAACCTGATTACTTCCTGCATTATTTTGTAACGAATCGTGAACCACAGTTTGTAGGTTATAATCTCTACATATCCACGACCACACCGTCATTAGCTGAGACACTCGCTGGCGAATATTTAGAAGATGGAATTCCACCTTCATTCGCACATTTACCCATTGAAAATTCCACCGAAGCCAATAAAGTCGTCATAAGAAAAATTAAAAACTTTGCACCACCACCTGGCCTCGTACCATTTCAACAATGCCTTGTTTATACTTTTACTTTGCGATCACTACTCAACTCTGGTTTAGTATCTAACCAATCAACTCCTGTGAGCAAGTGCTCATCCATTAGACCCAATTTCTGTGAAGTTGGTTCTGGTTGCAATTCTCTCGCCTGCTCTGTTCCCAATTGTAGCAGTCCGTCCAGTTGTCCTGTTGGTACAAACTGCAATCCATGCAATTACCCAGGAACTGAAGAATTTGGATGCCAATGCCCAGCCGGA